In the Emys orbicularis isolate rEmyOrb1 chromosome 3, rEmyOrb1.hap1, whole genome shotgun sequence genome, one interval contains:
- the ZUP1 gene encoding zinc finger-containing ubiquitin peptidase 1, translated as MLLCELCGQALCTEPEMRRHLLRAHLEREPRCPLCSFSAPGYDELRAHVDSAHPEPRPGPAPAGGPPQCPFCGETGASGRQVEAHVRSRHGHLLDPPAPGNGQQLYECPMCDLVCANGQILQEHVDLHLEEHRFSEVDINVGGSLSDLELAQQLQNEEDRQQGLEEARREREEFQKLQRQYGLDSSGGYKQQSLKNMEREVARGRMQPSEYHKRKADMMESLAFGVDDGKTKTSGVIEALCGYYQNEIKDVRRVWLSTGVDHFHSSLGDKGWGCGYRNFQMLLSSLLRNGMYNDGLRDITLIPCIPKIQSMIEDAWKEGFDPQGASHFSNRLHGTKAWIGACEIYSLLTSLRLKCQIIDFHKPTGPLGTHPRLFEWVLSYYSSNKEGGTKVVCTPKPPIYMQHQGHSRTIVGIEERKNRTLCLLIFDPGCPSQEMQKLLKQSNDDTSLKLLRKFVGSLKDKQYQIVAVDGELSPEEKVVRCQASQVFTAVRIP; from the exons CTGCGCGCTCACGTGGACAGCGCGCACCCCGAGCCGAGGCCGGGCCCCGCCCCCGCGGGCGGCCCGCCCCAGTGCCCCTTCTGCGGGGAGACCGGCGCCTCGGGCCGGCAGGTGGAGGCGCACGTGAGGTCCCGGCACGGCCATCTCCTGGACCCGCCGGCCCCGG GAAATGGTCAACAGCTATATGAATGTCCAATGTGTGATCTTGTCTGTGCAAACGGTCAGATTCTCCAGGAACATGTTGACTTGCACTTAGAAGAGCACCGCTTTTCAGAAG taGATATAAATGTAGGTGGAAGTTTAAGTGATTTGGAACTGGCTCAGCAGCTCCAGAATGAAGAAGACAGACAGCAAGGATTAGAAGAAGCAAGACGAGAAAGAGAAGAATTCCAAAAACTGCAG AGACAATATGGATTGGATAGTTCTGGAGGCTACAAGCAGCAGTCACTAAAGAACATGGAAAGGGAAGTAGCTAGGGGAAGGATGCAGCCTTCTGAATATCATAAGAGAAAAGCTGACATGATGGAATCTTTGGCTTTTGGTGTAGATGATGGGAAAACAAAAACCTCAG GAGTCATTGAAGCACTGTGCGGGTACTATCAAAATGAAATCAAAGATGTAAGGCGTGTATGGCTTTCTACAGGAGTGGATCACTTCCACTCATCTTTGGGAGACAAAGGTTGGGGTTGTGGCTACAGGAACTTTCAAATGCTGCTTTCTTCATTATTGAGGAATGGCATGTATAATGACGGTTTGAGAG atatTACTTTAATTCCTTGTATTCCAAAAATTCAGTCCATGATTGAAGATGCTTGGAAAGAAGGTTTTGATCCTCAAGGAGCATCTCACTTCAGCAATAGATTACATGGTACCAAGGCATGGATAGGAGCATGTGAAATTTATTCTCTGTTAACCAGTCTCAGGTTAAA GTGTCAAATCATTGACTTTCACAAGCCAACTGGCCCCTTGGGTACACACCCTCGTTTATTTGAATGGGTTTTGAGCTACTATTCTTCAAACAAAGAAGGTGGTACAAAGGTTGTGTGTACCCCCAAACCACCTATCTACATGCAGCACCAAG gGCATAGCCGTACTATTGTTGGCATAGAAGAGAGGAAGAATAGAACATTATGTTTACTAATATTTGACCCAGGCTGTCCATCACAAGAAATGCAGAAACTGTTAAAACAAAGCAATGATGATACCAGTCTCAAACTACTTCGGAAATTTGTGGGTAGCTTAAAAGATAAGCAGTACCAAATAGTGGCTGTAGATGGCGAGCTCTCACCAGAGGAGAAAGTT gttCGCTGCCAGGCTTCTCAAGTGTTCACAGCAGTGAGGATTCCTTAA
- the DHRS1 gene encoding dehydrogenase/reductase SDR family member 1, with product MSGGGRLAGRVCLVTGASRGLGKGIALQLSEAGATVYITGRQREPLVRAAEEVSARGGRCVPVVCDSSREEEVAALFERLQQADGGRLDVLVTNAFSGVDAIAAQLGLPFWESPAAFWDQINNAGLRGHYLCAHYAARLMVPARRGLIVVISSPGGLRYMFNVPYGVGKAACDRLAADCAIELRPYGVACVTLWPGLVRTEAVLKEAEGSGPWVVPLQKMIGNSESPEVSGKCVVGLASDPAIMCHSGKVLLTPDLARRYRFRDVDGRPVYNYVSVRNILVMLMPGLTCLFRLIPECISIPKWALTLYSSKFSVYPPLQTAPKPGKNI from the coding sequence ATGTCCGGCGGCGGGCGGCTCGCGGGCCGGGTGTGCCTGGTGACCGGCGCCTCGCGGGGCCTAGGGAAGGGCATCGCGCTGCAGCTGTCGGAGGCGGGCGCCACCGTGTACATCACGGGCCGGCAGCGGGAGCCGCTGGTCCGGGCGGCGGAGGAGGTGTCGGCCCGGGGCGGGCGCTGCGTGCCCGTGGTGTGCGACTCGTCGCgggaggaggaggtggcggcGCTGTTCGAGCGGCTGCAGCAGGCGGATGGCGGGCGGCTGGACGTGCTGGTGACCAACGCCTTCTCCGGGGTGGATGCCATCGCCGCCCAGCTGGGGCTGCCCTTCTGGGAGAGCCCAGCCGCCTTCTGGGACCAGATCAACAATGCGGGCCTGCGGGGCCACTACCTCTGCGCCCACTACGCTGCCCGCCTCATGGTGCCGGCCAGGCGTGGCCTCATCGTCGTCATCTCCTCGCCCGGCGGCCTGCGCTACATGTTCAATGTGCCCTACGGCGTGGGCAAGGCCGCCTGCGACCGCCTGGCCGCCGACTGTGCCATCGAGCTGCGCCCCTACGGCGTGGCCTGTGTGACGCTGTGGCCCGGTCTCGTCCGCACTGAGGCAGTGCTGAAGGAGGCCGAGGGCTCAGGCCCGTGGGTTGTGCCGCTGCAGAAGATGATTGGCAATTCGGAGAGCCCAGAAGTGAGTGGCAAGTGTGTGGTCGGCCTGGCGTCCGATCCCGCCATCATGTGCCACAGCGGCAAGGTGCTGCTCACCCCAGACCTTGCCCGCCGCTACCGCTTCCGTGACGTGGATGGGAGACCTGTCTACAACTACGTATCGGTGCGCAATATTCTCGTGATGCTGATGCCAGGGCTGACCTGCCTCTTCCGCCTCATCCCAGAGTGTATCAGCATACCCAAATGGGCTCTCACACTTTACTCTAGCAAATTCAGTGTCTACCCACCCCTGcaaacagcccccaaacctggaaaaaatatttga